The Candidatus Nomurabacteria bacterium DNA window GAGCAAAAGCGATCAGACTAGCGGCGGAGATGCGAATTGATTGTACAAAGATAGTATCATAAGCTGCTTCGCTCCCAGAAAAACGAGTGGAGGGTGGCAAGCTGGTCGCCAGTGCAGTGAAGAGAAAAAGCAAGAAAATCATGAGTAGCCCAGCGCGGATAACGCTACGAGCTCGTTCGCTTCCGTACACCTCAACAATGACGTCGTTAATGGTGAAGAGGATTGGAATCACAAAAATTGCTACGCTGGCATTCAGGGTGTAGGAGCCGAGGTGCAGCAATGGAAAAGTCTTGGCGCCCAGCAGCTCAGAGCACATGATGCAGAAGATGTAGATGGCGACCAGTAGGTCAAATTTGCGGATGGAAAACATCTCGCCAAGTTTATCAGTGAGCTCTCAGAAAAGCAAGTAATATTGACAAGCTGCAGTTGTGTTGTTAAATTGTCGTGTCGTTCATTAAGATTTCTTTTTTCCACGTGCCCTGACTAGAGGAGGTAAGGCCGTGCATTGGAACTTTGGGCCCCGATTCGGCACCCCGGGGAAAACGTTTCAGAGGTATCAGGTGATTCTGACTGAAGAGCAGGAAGAGCGTCTGGCCGGTACCTGCTTCCGCCCTACTCACGCGGCATTGTCGGGACGGATCATGCGAGCTGGCTTTGCTTGTTTGCTTTTCTCTGAGGACTTGTGCGAACAGATCCTGGGAAAGATCGAGGAACAGATCCGGTTCTTGATTCCGGTACCGTGGCGTGGCTACACGTTTCGTCTTTCCGTGAGCAGTGTTGGGCCGATTGGTTGGACCTCAACCATTACCAAGGAGCACCTGCTCTGGCGCAGTTTGCAGCCGCGGTATATGGAGCTCTTTCAGATCAACAAGCATGCAAACGGGTATCGGGTACGACCGGCTTACCATGATCGTTTCCCGGCACCTCTGACGAGCGTGATCACCATGGCCACTACCATTCGCTGGAATCCGATTGATGCGAGATGGAACGTGTATGTCGAGACGGTGTACCCGGGAGTTGACATTGGACCCCTGCGTGCTCCCAGTTGTAGCTCTCGGATGATCAGGGATGTGAAGTTTTGGGATTGGAATGCGCCCGGCCAGCCGCTTAGCTGAGCGTGAAAGAATCGTAACGAAGCCTTATCCTACTTGGATGAGGCTTCTTTCTCTATCTTAATATACGCCGAATTTTTGGTAGCGCCTCAAGCATATGCTTAAAAGCTATATTTTCAGGCGTATGATCAATCGGAATCCACTCATAGCCATCAACATCATCAGATGGTTGAATGTTCTGATCAAGTAATTCGCAGTAGTAGTAGAGATTGAGTACTTTTGTTCCATCACTAACACTTGGATGCTGATAGGTATCAATGTAAGAGCCAAGGTAATCTCGAACCTCCACATCAACTTTGAGTTCCTCTTTGCACTCTCGCAGTATGCATGATTCGCCACTTTCACCGTTGTCGAGAAAACCACCAGCAAAATCTAGACATCCTTTCCGTGGTTCACGAGCACGTCGGACGTAAAGCAGTTTTCCATTTTGATAAAAAATACCCACAGTGGCTGGAATGGGATTATGAAACTGCATAGTATTGCATTGGCTGCAGCGGAGATGTTGTCCATCAAATTGTACGAGTCGTCCACCACAGTACATGCAAAATTGTCGTGTGCGCATAGCCCTAGTGTACTGCGGAAATGGTTTTGCGAAAAGAGCAAGGATTGACAAAATTGCGATTTTGAGGTAATAAATGAAATAGATACAACACCATTGTCCTTTGACAGAAAAGGAGGCAGCCGATGCGTAAATCGCTTGCTTTTTTGTTGTTTGTCTTGGCTCTCTGCCTGGCTCACTTGCCTGCTCGCGTTTACGCGGAAGGCTGCAACGGCCAGAAGTGGTGCGTCGAGACATCGGAGTTCGCTTTTCGATTGGGTGAATACCCGATCGAGATCGACCGCCTGCGTCACTTGGAAGAAAAGGGTGCGCCAGACATGGCGAGTACCATCCGGTACATTCTCCAGCATCCGAAAACCATCACGTATATCGGGTGGATTCGCCCGACTCCTGAGATGCACTATCTCAGCCTACGGTGGAACGTCGGTCTCCAGCTCAAGAGCGGCGAAGTCATTTGGGCTCAGCAGTGGATCTACGAAGAGAATGGTCACATGGTTCAGAGTGATCCAGGAAACTTGCATTTCTCACCCATTTCTAGCGGTAGGAGTGGCGAGAACAATCAAGGAAAGTCCTACCTCGCTTTTGTGGTTTTCCCGGAGCGGAAGGCCGACGGAAAGGATTGGAAAGACAAGGAAGTCGCGGGATTGGTATTCGAGTAACCCCGGTTTCGTGGCGTCATCATGATAGACACATCGTGAGCCACGGAAGAAACGCAGTCCGACGACTGCACAAGAAGGAGAGCGGAGATGAAGAAGCTTTTGATCTCTCTGTCGGCGATTGCGCTCCTCGCCAGCCCGGCCGTGATCCCGAAGGTCGATGTGGCTGACAACGGAAGCGTCGAGATCAGTCAGAGCGGTGACGCTCAGGCCTGGAATCTCGTTCTCATCATGTGTAAGGAGTTGCACGTCGATGAGATGTGCGATCTCTACGACCACGGTGTGGACGAGGGCTGGTGGAACTAGCCATCGACGGGCTACCGCGCCGTATTCTTCTCGCTTACTAGCGAAGAGAGTGCGGCGCTTTTTCTTTTACTATAAACGCCTCTACCGTGCTCTGCAGCAACATTGCGACAGTTACAGGACCAACGCCACCAGGTACCGGACTGCGCCAGGCAGCCACACCTTCAACACTCTCAGCATCAACATCTCCAGTCACGCTCCCATCAGGCATTTCGTTTATTCCTACGTCGATCAGTATGCTCTTGGGTTTAAGCATGTCACCCCGGAGGTATTTAGACTTCCCTGCAGCAATAATAACGACGTCGGCTTTTTTTACATCATCAACTTGCATTTCATCAGCTCGTTGCGCGCTCACTTGTAAGCCTACGCTTTCTAGTGCTTTACGCATGGGTAGGAAAAAGGTGTCAGAGTAAGCTAAAACCAGCGCCTCTTTGTTATTCATTTGCTCATCGGTTTTTTGTAGAAGCGCCATAATGCTGCGAATCAGGCTGGGCGCTTGACCGCTCTGTCCAGTCAGGTAGCGCTCTACATTCATTGGATGAAAGCCATCCACATCTTTACGCCAGTCTATGGCCTGGGTGATACGATCTTCATTCAAGTGCGAAGGCAAAGGCAGCTGCACCACAATGCCGTGCACTTTTGCGTCACTATTCAACTCTTCGAGCTTTCGTAGTACATCAGCCTCATTTGCATCAGCTGGAAATCGATGGAGCGCAAAATGAATGCCGAGTTTTTCGCAGGCTCGCTCTTTTACTTTCACATATACCTCAGAAGCCGGATCATTGCCAACTAGGATAATAGCTAAACCAGGCGTGCCTGAGATTTTAGCAAGTTGCGCGGCAGTACGATCGGTAATTTCTTTGGCCAGTGCTCGGCCATCAATGAGTTGGGTTGTGAACATGATTACAACTCAGGATAGAGTGGGAAGGCGGCAGTTAATTCCTCTACCATTTGTATTGTCTGCTTTTGCTGCTCCTCGCTCTTTGGATTCTTGAGCAGTGCGGCAATAGCCTGACCAATGCGAGTGAACTCAGCTTCTTTCATGCCTCGGGTAGTCAGTGCAGGAGAGCCTAAACGGATTCCTGACGGATCCATAGGCTTGCGCGGATCATCCGGGATCATGTTTTTATTCAAAGTAATGTGAACGCTGTCGAGTAATTCCTGGGCTTCTTTACCGCCTAAACCAAGCGGAGTGACATCAGCCAGGATAAGGTGATTTTCCGTGCCACCAAACATTATGCGCATACCACCTTCTTGTAATGCATTGCAGAGTGCCTGTGCGTTCAACTTAATTTGCTTCGCGTAGTCTTTAAACTCAGGAGTAAGCGCTTCTCCAAAAGCAACAGCTTTCGCCGCAATGTTATGTTCATGCGGACCGCCCTGCATACCAGGGAAGACTGCTTTATCAATTGCTTTGGCATGTTGCTCTTTGCACATAATCATACCGCCGCGAGGTCCGCGTAGGGTTTTGTGCGTAGTGGTAGTAACGACATCAAAGAGCGGCACTGGATTCGCCATTTCTCCAGCAGCAATTAATCCGGCAATATGGGAAATATCGGCCATGGTCAGCGCGCCAACCTCATCAGCAATTTTTTTTACCCGCGCATATTCAATTTCTCGCGAATAAGCAGAGTAGCCAACCAGGATGAGTTTCGGATGATGCTCTTTTGCCAATCGCTCCATTTCTTCGTAATCGATCTGTCCCTCGGCGGTTGTTTTGTAGCGAATGAAGTTAAACAGTTTAGCCATCCAGGTCACCGGATGTCCGTGGGTGAGGTGACCGCCATGACTGAGGTCCATACCTAGCACTGTGTCGCCCGGTTCCAGCAAGGCAGAGTACACCTCGATATTTGCTGGTGCGCCTGAGAGGGGTTGCACATTCACATGCTCGGCGCCAAAAAGCTGTTTAGCTCGGTCAATCGCCAACTGCTCAACCGTATCGACATGTTCGGTACCGCCATAATAGCGTTTACCAGGATAGCCTTCGGAATATTTATTTGTGAGCACAGAGCCGAGTGCCTCAAGTACAGCCAAGGAAACAAAGTTCTCGGATGGAATCAATTCAAGGCCGTGGCGCTGGCGTTCCAGCTCAGCCTTGATGGCTTCTTGGATAATTGGGTCGTGGGTTTGCATCGGACTTGAGTGTAGAATGCTCTGGGCGGACTGGCAAGGGATAGCGTTTCTGGCTAATACGAATGAGCATCCAGAAACCGAGCAGGATAAAAAGTGCGCTCACAATGAGCGGCAGACGTATACCGATAATATGTGGCGTTGCATCAAAGCGAAAGAGCTCGGCTGCAAAACGGCCAACTCCATAGAGTAGGAAAAAGAGGGCGGTAACAACCCCAATCGCTGTGTCATTTTGACGTTTTCGTTCCAGCCAAATAAAGCCAAGTAGTAGCACTACACCGAAAAGATCAATGAGCGATTCATAAAGGAAGACCGGATGAAAGTAGCTGGCGTTGATATAGCTTTCTGGTCGAAGTGATTCAGCAATTGGAATGCCCCAAGGCAAGCTTGTTGGTCGTCCAAATAACTCTTGATTAAAATAGTTTCCCCAACGCCCAATACTTAAGCCCAGGAGTACGCCAGGCGCCAGGAGGTCCGTCAGGCGAAGGAGGGGAAGTTGCAAGCGCCTTGCTCCATAATAGAGCACTAGTAATCCGACAAGTATGCCACCATGGATAGCCAGGCCGCCCTGCCAAATTTGGAATATGTCACCTGGGTGTTGCCAATAGTACACGGGTTCGTTCAGCACGTGATAGAGCCGCGCGCCAATGAAGCCGAGAAAGGCAGTGAGCAGGAGGAGGTCGGTCAGTCGGCCGAGCGGGATATTTCGCTTACGAGAAAGGAGGTAGGTAATAAAATACGCGCTCAGCATGCCCAGACTTAAGCAGAGTCCGTACCAGCTAATAGAGATATTTCCTAGCGTAAAAGCGACGGCATTGGGAAGTGTTTCGTGGAGGAAATCCATAGCTCAAGTGTAGCACGCTTGCGAATCTCTGCACTTCGCGCTACCTTAGGGCATGTCTGCCTACGCGAAGCCGCTTTGGCAGACGGGCACGCCGGAGTGGTGAAATGGCAGACACGCCAGGTTTAGGACCTGGTGGGAGCAATCCCGTGGAGGTTCAAGTCCTCTCTCCGGCACCACGGCCCATCGCGGGCTGCGGCTTCCGTAGATTCAAACAAGTTGAATCTACGGAAGCCTCCACCCGCGTGTGCCTCTTCGTCTCGCGCTTAACCCTTCGGGCCCAAGTCTTGAATATACATACAAAACAAGGTCAGCGCGCTGCTGGCCTCTTTCTTTTTCCCGTAATGTGAGCGCACTACGCTTTGGCGAGCGTATCGTCCTTCTTATCCTCACTCTCCTTTGTTGCTGTTTCTTTCATTTCAGCAAAGTGTGCATCTAGGAATCGATTCAGGGCAGTACGGAGAGCGTTGGCCTGCGGTTTTGCTTCAAAGATTTTTACAATATCCTCTTTTACCTCCGCCCAAAGTTCCTTACTTACCTGGGACTCATATCGCAAAATATCTGGCAACGCATTTTTTTGCCAACTGATTAGAGCGCGACCGCTTCGATTTTTTTCACTTAACTCATCGCGCAATCGCATGAGCTCATTGCGTAATTCACTTCGATAATAGCGACGATGAATGCGTCGGTGGCGTTCGTCCTTCAGCACGCTGAAAAGGAAGAGAAGCAACCAACCTGCGCCAAGTAGCACCACGCCAAAGAGTAGTGCTTGGAGCCAGCCAGCGCCAACCATTTCCATGAGGGTGGTTGAGAAGAGGAAGGAAAATCCTGCCACAATCATAGCTAGGCCATTTCGGGTAGCCCGACGTTCCGCTAAAAGATTCACAGCCGCAAAGGGATTCTGGCCATAGAATCCGCGTGTCTCATCTTCAATCTGTTGAGGAGATTTTACCAAACTGAAACTGAGGAGAATACCTCCGATAAACTGCATGCCAAGTCCGATAAGTTGCAGTGCTTCCATAACAATAGTATAGCGATTTTTTATTGAGAACCCAAATGCGCTATACTGCAAATGAGACATTCCTTACCGAGCCATCGTGCTGGTTTCACAAAAAAACGTTCGATCGATTTCACGTCCTCCTCTTATCCGCTCCTTTTTTCTCGGCTCATGATGTCTCATTTGACTGCGTAAGGTAGCCCACTGACCTTGCGTAGTTTTTTTATAGAAAAAGTCCCGCCTCATTGCGTGAAGCGGGACTCGTAGGTCAGGACAGATGGAGACGTCGCATCAGCGATGGGATCGCCAGAGGAAGGTCATCGTCAGACAGTTTGGCAAGCTCAGGTAGAGCACCCTTAATCGCATGAAGTATGCGAGGCATCTTTTCAGAGGCGACACCGATTACCTTATCCTGCGTCGTTCCTTCATCAGGCTTGTCAGTGATGAGACAGACCGGGGTGACAGCCATGCCCAGTTCCCTGCCCAAGAATGCCTCGGGTAGAACAGTGAGCATGCCAGCAATCGTCACGCCGAGTGCGCGCATGCGTTTCACATCAGCGCGGGTTTCGAACTTTGGTCCGCGAATCACCTCAAGTGTTCCGAAATCACGCCACCCAATACCCTGCTGGGTGAGGTGATTGCTTACTTCGTGGTGCAGCATAACACTGAATGGATTCGGCATGTCGCCGAAGAACTCGGGACCGTCGTCGGGTTCGGCGAAGCTCAGTCTGCCAAAGCATGGCGTAATACATTGGTTAGGTAAGACGACCTGACCAATGTATGTCTTGTCTGCTACTCCTCCCACGAGACTCGTGCCGATGATCCGACGAACACCTATCTTCGCTAGAGCAGCGATGTAGATACGATGATCGATGAACTGGGGGAGTATGTAATGTCCCGACTTGAGCGTTCGCCCGTACCCATGTCGGTTTACATGGGCAATCGGGATGTCGCCGACTCGGAAGACCTGAACGAACACGTTTCCACCTGTCGGAGGGTTCATCTCGTATTCTTGGTAGTCACCAAAGACGCTCTGCAGATCGTGCGCTCCAGTCCCTGTAGTAAGGGCAAAGCGGCAAAGAGGCGGTTGATGAGACATGATTCTCCTCCTAAGGTTTGCGCTTTCAAGGATCTTTCTTTCTCTTAGCATGGCGAAATAAGAGCTTACAAGTACCATTGTCCACATTTTATTGACATGTACGCATAAAATATGGCGAAATACCCCTTGACAAGGCTTTTCGGCAGCAGTATACTGTCTGCGCATTATTCAATCGTAGCTTTTCACGATATGACTCAGTTACTTACTCCTAATACTACCGTCGGCTAATACCGAGCCTTTTTCGTTCGGTTGCGCCGCCGGAAGGCGGTTTTTTAGTCCTCAGGCCCTTTCACAACTGGAATATCGAGATATAAAGCTGGTCGACAGCACGCTGTCCATCAACTTTGTACCTTGAATTGTCGAGAGGGAGTTAGCCAGCTGGCTATATGGGACGTGGTCCCTGACGCTTGAGCTGACCCGGTCTAATGCTGACCCCTTTCGCTGTTGCGCCAGACTATCGGATTTCGGCAGTGGATCCATCCCCGGGAAAAACTCTGAAAACCTCTCTAGTCCGGCGTAACTCTTCGACTGCACTGCAACACCCCTCCTTATGTTGGCTGGTAGTTCCAAATCCCATCCTTCCTAAAGACGTGTTGCAGTGCAGTCCCTTTTTCTCCCTTGAACTGATGCGGGAATGACTCGATCTCGATTGTGTCGTTCCCGTGTCTGCTCAAGGCATGAACCTTGAAAACTGAATGATGATGCGGATAACCCAAATATCTACACATGTTAGTTAGTAAGTTAGTTTAGTTAGTGTTTCGTAACGGAAGAATTCTTAATTCTAACGTTACGGTGAAGCACCATAAGAGCGTATGGGGGATGCCTAGACATAATATGGCTATGAAGGACGTCGGAGCCTGCGAAAAGCCTCGGGGAGGTGGCAACCAACCTTTGATCCGGGGATGTCCGAATGGGAAAACCCTCTTGAGTTCATGCTCAAGAATTGTGCACTGAATACATAGGTGTACAAAGCGAACTCGGCGAATTGAAACATCTTAGTAGCCGAAGGAAAAGAAAAGAAGAAGCCTTTATGAAAATTCTGGCGCCCACTCCTCGGAGTGGTCCAGAGCTTTCGTAGAGGTGCATTCCCGGAGTAGCGGCGAGCGAAACGGGAACAGCCCAAACCAGTAGTGCTGCTTCGAGCAATCGAAGCACGGGCCCTAAGCCTTTATGCACCATTGGGGTTGTGAGTGGTTACGTCCAAAGCTTAGGGCTTTGGGAGCGAAGTAGCAGTTGTGACACTCTCCCCGGCTATGGGGAGAGATTCATGACTCATTGCTAGGTGAAGCTGCTGGAACGCAGCGCCAAAGACGGTGACAGCCCGGTAATCGAAAGCGGTGTTAAAGCTTTGCTGGTAATTTTCTCAAGTACCACGGGACTCGTGAAATCCTGTGGGAATCCGGGACGACTATTGTCCCAAGGCTAAATACATATTGTGCTCGATAGTGTACCAGTACCGTGAGGGAAAGGTGAAAAGCACCCCGGTGAGGGGAATGAAATAGTATCTGAAACCATACGCTTACAAGCAGTCGGAGCTCTGATTTATCAGGGTGACGGCGTGCCTATTGAAGAATGACCCAACGAGTTTGTTTAAAGAGTCGGTTAAGCCCGTGAGGGCAGAGCCACAGTGAAAGCGAGCGTGCAAGCGCGCCCTAATGATTCTTTGGACAAGACCCGAAGCCAAGTGAGCTACCCATGGCCAGGATGAAGGTAGGGTAAAACCTACTGGAGGTCCGAACCCACTTGTCGTGCAACGCAAGGGGATGAGCTGTGGGTAGGGGAGAAATTCCAATCGAACTTGGCGATAGCTGGTTCTCCTCGAAATAGCTTTA harbors:
- a CDS encoding queuosine precursor transporter — protein: MFSIRKFDLLVAIYIFCIMCSELLGAKTFPLLHLGSYTLNASVAIFVIPILFTINDVIVEVYGSERARSVIRAGLLMIFLLFLFTALATSLPPSTRFSGSEAAYDTIFVQSIRISAASLIAFALAEFLDVAVFARLRKKMQDKGLWLRNNLSNIVAQLVDTVVFMTLAFYAFDKGLGNNASFLFSLILPYWLLKCAMSIIETPFVYLGVRWLRNDKTPSKPSTLPTAEASAEV
- a CDS encoding NUDIX domain-containing protein produces the protein MRTRQFCMYCGGRLVQFDGQHLRCSQCNTMQFHNPIPATVGIFYQNGKLLYVRRAREPRKGCLDFAGGFLDNGESGESCILRECKEELKVDVEVRDYLGSYIDTYQHPSVSDGTKVLNLYYYCELLDQNIQPSDDVDGYEWIPIDHTPENIAFKHMLEALPKIRRILR
- a CDS encoding bifunctional 5,10-methylenetetrahydrofolate dehydrogenase/5,10-methenyltetrahydrofolate cyclohydrolase is translated as MFTTQLIDGRALAKEITDRTAAQLAKISGTPGLAIILVGNDPASEVYVKVKERACEKLGIHFALHRFPADANEADVLRKLEELNSDAKVHGIVVQLPLPSHLNEDRITQAIDWRKDVDGFHPMNVERYLTGQSGQAPSLIRSIMALLQKTDEQMNNKEALVLAYSDTFFLPMRKALESVGLQVSAQRADEMQVDDVKKADVVIIAAGKSKYLRGDMLKPKSILIDVGINEMPDGSVTGDVDAESVEGVAAWRSPVPGGVGPVTVAMLLQSTVEAFIVKEKAPHSLR
- a CDS encoding serine hydroxymethyltransferase, whose amino-acid sequence is MQTHDPIIQEAIKAELERQRHGLELIPSENFVSLAVLEALGSVLTNKYSEGYPGKRYYGGTEHVDTVEQLAIDRAKQLFGAEHVNVQPLSGAPANIEVYSALLEPGDTVLGMDLSHGGHLTHGHPVTWMAKLFNFIRYKTTAEGQIDYEEMERLAKEHHPKLILVGYSAYSREIEYARVKKIADEVGALTMADISHIAGLIAAGEMANPVPLFDVVTTTTHKTLRGPRGGMIMCKEQHAKAIDKAVFPGMQGGPHEHNIAAKAVAFGEALTPEFKDYAKQIKLNAQALCNALQEGGMRIMFGGTENHLILADVTPLGLGGKEAQELLDSVHITLNKNMIPDDPRKPMDPSGIRLGSPALTTRGMKEAEFTRIGQAIAALLKNPKSEEQQKQTIQMVEELTAAFPLYPEL
- the lgt gene encoding prolipoprotein diacylglyceryl transferase: MDFLHETLPNAVAFTLGNISISWYGLCLSLGMLSAYFITYLLSRKRNIPLGRLTDLLLLTAFLGFIGARLYHVLNEPVYYWQHPGDIFQIWQGGLAIHGGILVGLLVLYYGARRLQLPLLRLTDLLAPGVLLGLSIGRWGNYFNQELFGRPTSLPWGIPIAESLRPESYINASYFHPVFLYESLIDLFGVVLLLGFIWLERKRQNDTAIGVVTALFFLLYGVGRFAAELFRFDATPHIIGIRLPLIVSALFILLGFWMLIRISQKRYPLPVRPEHSTLKSDANPRPNYPRSHQG